The DNA window AAGGTGGCCCTACTTTAAATTGGAGAGTTGATCTTGGAGCTATTCtaattttccttttatcAAAGTATGTGCTTACAGTACCATCATCGTTATATTTAGTGATGACATTTTTGCTTATTTGTTGTTCAGCTTTtgaattattgttattatcactGTCATTATGATGTTCATTCATTTGTGACTCATTAATACCATTTAACTCATTCTCATAGGTGTTTTTTTGATTCCACGAGTAaatctcattttttttgtcgaTTGCGTCTTCTGCCCGAGAAACAAACTCACTTTGTataatattgttgatattttcaAGGGTTGTCGCTGCAGGcgaattatttaaatatataagtggatttttattcatatgAATGGTGCTTTTATGTATTCTAAATGATAATACTTGCTCTTcttcagaaaaaaaaaacaaaaaaaaaaaaaaagaaaaaaaaagggtaaaaaaaaaaaaaaaaaaaaaaaaaaggaaactTTTAGTATTTCTATATGACACAGACTTGATATTATTGCAAATATGGGTCCATTAAtatcaacaacagcaaaacATCAAAGCTCACACGTAGCAATGTATgtagaaaagttttttgaGTTGTAATTAGAAATGGATTGGTGGTAGGgtttcttttgtttaaggtttttgtaatttattttttttttttttttgtggttcttattttacttttttttttttttttatttacattGGCGGCAATAACagacaaaataaaatagaataaaataaaacaggaaattattataatattatatggGTGTGAGTGTgtttaaataacaaaagctttctattactgttattacaTTGTAATACAACTTTATATGtaataatgttatttttgatagTGACacaaaaatgattttgaaTTTAGTACTTTTCCATTacaagaaaagaaagagcaTCATAAACAAATCTAAATGTAaatgtgaaaaaaataataataataataataataaaaacaacgaTAAAAATGCTCCTTCCCGAATGTCCGATGTTACATAGTCCTGTAGCTTAcggaaaaggaaaaaggaaaaaggaaaaaggaaaaaggaaaaagaaaaaagaaaaaaactattatcgtttcttttttttttattttattttatttttttattttttcttttcttttcttttatttttcctcttttttctcaatagaaaaaaactgGCTGAATGCCCTTtctaacaaataaaaatcgaTACACcgaaatataataatacttaattttttaaatctttaatatatatacttttacCTTTCTTgtagttaaaaaaaagcctTTTACATATCATAAAGGAAACAACTACATCAAAATCTACCAAAGGAAAAGacagaaaaagataaaaaaaaagaaaaaaaaaaaaaaatggggaAAAAAGCCATTGATTCTCGAAttccaattttaattaGAAATGGTACTCAAACCAAACAAAGAAGCTTATTCATCGTTGTTGGTGACAAAGCGCGTAATCAATTACCAAATTTACATTACTTAATGATGAGTTctgatttaaaaatgaacaaGAGCATTTTATGGgcctataaaaaaaaattactagGATTTACCTCTCacagaaaaaagagagaagccaaaattaaaaaggaaattaaaAGAGGTATTAGAGAGGTTAATGATCAAGACCCCTTTGAAGCTTTTATCTctaatcaaaatattagaTACGTGTATTACAAAGAAACTGAGAAAATTTTGGGTAATACATATGGTATGTGTATTTTACAGGATTTTGAGGCCTTAACTCCAAATTTATTAGCCAGGACCATTGAAACTGTAGAAGGTGGTGGGATCATtgttcttttattaaaatctaTGTCATCCTTGAAACAACTATACACCATGACCATGGATATACATTCTCGTTATAGAACTGAAGCTCACGATGACGTGGTGGCTCGATTCAACGAAAGATTTATATTATCTTTGGGTTCTAACGAAAATTGTTTAGTTGTTGACGATGAATTGAATGTTTTGCCCATTTCTGGTGGTAAACATGTGAAGGCTTTACCCTTAGCCGATGACGACGAATTAACCCCAAAGCAGactgaattgaaaaatttaaaggaATCTTTGGAAGATGTGCAACCGGCTGGATCCTTGGTTGGGTTATCAAGAACAGTTAACCAAGCACAAGCTATTTTAACATTTATAGACACGATTTccgaaaaaaatttaaattccACAGTCGCATTAACAGCTGGAAGAGGTAGAGGTAAATCTGCAGCTTTGGGTATTTCCATAGCTGCTGCCATCGCACATGGCtattctaatatttttgttacttCCCCGTCTCCAGAAAACTTGAAAACTTTgtttgaatttatttttaaggGTTTTGATGCATTAGGCTATCAAGAACACATTGATTACGATATTATTCAATCCACAAACCCTGCATTTAATAAAGCCATTGTGAGAGTTGATGTTAAGAGAGGACATAGACAAACTATTCAATATATTATCCCACAGGATTCACATGTTTTGGGTCAAGCTGAACTAGTAGTTATCGATGAAGCAGCAGCTATTCCATTGccaattgttaaaaaattgttggGTCCATACCTAGTCTTTATGGCTTCTACTATCAATGGTTATGAAGGCACAGGAAGAtctttatcattaaaattGATCCAACAGTTGCGTGAACAATCTGAAAGTACAGGCCGTGAACAATCTCAGACCGAACTGGTCTCCAGAGATAATCATAAGACTACAGACAGCAACTTAGGAGGTCGTACTTTACGTGAGGTTTCATTGGATGAACCAATTAGATACGCACCAGGTGATTTGGTTGAAAAGTGGCTGAATAAATTATTGTGTTTGGATGTCCAGTTGATCAAGAATGCCAGATTTGCTTCTAGAGGTACCCCACATCCTTCTGAgtgtaatttatttatcgtTAATAGGGACACTTTGTTTTCTTATCACCCAGTTtctgaaaattttttgcaAAAGATGATGTCTTTATACGTTGCTTCACATTACAAAAATTCACCAAATGACTTACAATTGATGAGCGACGCGCCAGCACATCAattgtttgttttattaccaCCTATCGATCCCAAAGATGGAGCTAGGGTACCAGACCCATTAGTTGTTGTACAGATAGCTTTAGAGGGTGAAATTTCCAAAGAAAGTGTCAGAAACTCTTTATCCAGAGGCCAAAGGGCTGGTGGCGACTTAATTCCATGGTTAATTTCCCAACAGTTCCAAGATGAGGATTTTGCTAGTCTAAGTGGTGCTCGTGTTGTAAGAATCGCTACTAACCCAGAATATGCCTCCATGGGGTATGGTTCAAGAGCTATTGAATTGTTGGGTGATTATTTCGAGGGCAAATTTACCGATTTAAATgaacataataaaacaaagaatTATGATATAAACAGGGTCAATGACTATGATTTGAGTAGgaccaatttattaaaggAAGACGTTAAATTAAGAGATGCAAGCACTTTGCCGccattattgttgaaaTTATCTGAACAACCACCTCACTTTCTACATTATTTAGGTGTTTCTTATGGTTTAACTAATTCTTTACACAAATTCtggaaaagaaatagaTTTGTTCCAGTTTACTTGCGTCAAACGTCCAACGATTTGACTGGTGAACATACATGTGTAATGTTGAAAGTCTTAGATAATAGAGAAGATAACTGGTTGTCAGAATTTGCTAGAGATTTTCACAAAAGGTTTTTATCCTTATTATCTTATGATTTCAAGAAATTCAGTGCGTCTCAAGCTTTGAATGTTATCCAAAGTGCTAAGAGGGGAGAAGGCAAGGATTATCATGTTGAACCCATGACTAAAACAGAATtggataaaattttatcgCCTTTTGATTTGAAAAGGTTAGATAGTTATGCTAACAATCTTTTAGACTATCATGTCattttagatttattacCGGCTTTGTCACTGCTTTTCTTTACAAATAGGATGGGTGAGTCTATAAACTTATCTAGCGTTCAATGTGCTATTCTATTAGCTGTTGGTTTGCAACATAAGAGCATCGATGATGTTACAAAGGAATTGAATTTACCTTCCAACCAAGTTATTGCAATCTTTGCTAAAATTATGAGAAAATTCTCCCTATATTTCCGTCAATTGTTAAGTTCTCATATTGAGGAGGAATTACCAAAGATGGAAGAAGATAAAATCAGGGAAATGAATGGAGAAGATATCACAGCTTTTGATGCTGGTGAGATTCTTGACAAGATGGATGTGGAATTGGAAGAAGCTGGGTCTGAAGCCGTTAAAGCCATGAAGGACAGACAAAAGGAGTTAATTAACTCATTAGATTTGAAGAAATATGCCATTAATGATGATACCGATGAATGGAAAAGTCAAAAGCAATCTTTGGAGAAAGCTGCTAAAAACAAAGGTGTTGTTAGTGTTAAATCTGGGActaaaaagagaaattcTGGGACTGCAGagaatatttataaagaagaaatggGGTCTTTAAAAAAGTCGAAGaaacccaaaaaaaaataatcactAGTTTGAAGCATGATTAATTTGTTCAATATTGTATTGAAatagtttcttttttagttAATTGTATATTGATGTTCTTTTAGAAACGTGtgtaaattattattattatgataaaaaaaacaattaatatgcatttatatttttttgttaaaatttaataccGAAAGTGTTGCCGATTTATCTTTGTTCGGATAAcataattaatataatatatatattttcttttttccctaACTGAGATGAAAAAATAGTCATAGAAAAGGATGTAGAATAAACCATCCAGtcgatattttttatttttattttttttatttctactcttttctcttttcctctaaaaaaaaaaaaaaaaaaaaaacttttttgttcttctcCTGTTTTATCtcattttctatatttttatatttcttaTATCAAATATCAACATTAATTTCTAACAAACTAAAAGAACAACTCATCTAAAGAAGTACACTATATACATCTAAATCTATTCACACAAATCAATAATGGTTGAAATTACTGAAATTATCGAAGATCAAAACACTCAAGACGATGTTGTTGCCGACGTCTTGGCTGAAGCTGTTGCTGAAACTGTTGCAAAAgctgaagaagaagaagaagatgatgacgatgagGGAGAAGCTTATGCATCCGATGACGAAGATTCTGATTATGATGATTTTGACGAAAATGAAACTTTGTTTGAGAGAATAGTTGCTTTGAAGGATATAGTTCCACCAAAACAAAGAAACGCAGTTTGTAATGCATTCTCTACCACTGTTAATATAGCCAAATCTATCTTTTCCAAAGGTGGTTCTTTAACCTGGACTATTGCCACCAGTGCTCTATTATTAGGAGTTCCATTATCTTTGACTATTTTGGCCGAACAACAATTGAttgaaatggaaaaaacCTTTGATTTACAAAGCAATGCCAATGATTTATTAGGCAGTGCTCCACAACAACCAGTCCCATCTCCAGCCGCCCAATAAGTTAGaagataaaagaaaaaatattacaagaataggataaacaaaaaaaaaaaaaagaaaaaaaaaggttgaATTATgatgtaaaaataaaataaatttcagttaattttttttttttctttttttcttttttcttttttctttttttctttctaacatttgaaaaattaaaaaaataaacaaaattatttatatatttttatactaatctatataaatatataagtgtatttatataactTGTACATATAatgtatgttttttttttttctttttaaaaaaaaaaaggtttgtCACGTCtgaataatatatttttaaataatcacACATAAAATAGCAAACTTGCATccatacaaaaaaaaaaaaaattaagcaaTCTTTGGATGTTTAATAGATAAAGCATAAATATCTAGATAGGTGGTAAATTCATAAATgatatcatttaaaaacatacCATGAATACCTAGAGATAAGCCAAAACCTAACCACAACAAATTGTTAATGGTAATAGTTTTATCGTAGCCCAACATTTCAACTAGAAAAATTTCCAAGACAAATTCTAAAATTGGAATAAACATTGGTGCGTTAACCATCGGAAACTTTTGCAATGTTAAATGTGCAACAATAATTCTACCAACAGAAAAGGCAAAAGCCAAACCAATTGTCAATAAAAATGGCAATGACATAAAAGAAGGTTCTATGACAACGATAGTAGTTATACtagcaaaaaataaaaaataggGTAATAATCCACAATTGGCATAAGCAACTTGGAATTCTGCCGCCTTAGATGCCGTTGGCTCATCCTCATTATTTGACTGCTGAAGATAATAGTCAGAAACATTTTTCTTGGCATAAATAACGTTAAATAACAAGGCAAAAcccaaaaagaaaaaacacaaaTGAACAGTTTCGACAGCAAAAcctttaatttcaaaaagttTGGTATGCCAGACAACTTGAGGACCGTAAATACCAGTTATGATAAAGGCCCCACAAATCATCAAGATCCCCTCCACTGGGCCGCTAAATTCACTTAAAAATAGCTTATGGGTATGATACTCTTCCCAAGTACTTAGGtaaaaattacataatGTGGCAAATGAACACAGTAAAAGCATATAACCAAAACCTAATTGAAAGGTAGATGCAAAAACTATTGTTGATAATGTTGTATTTAAAGAATCAATACAATGATCAAATAATTCACCTAACGGACCACTTTGACCCGTTCTACGAGCATGTGTACCATCACAGGCATCAAATGTTTGGTACATGAATAGTCCAAAAGCATAAGAGAAATATGTCCAACGTGGGGTTTCTTGGGTCAATGTAGTATCATAATATAAACAAGTTAATAAAttcacaataataaaaccaaaTCCAGACAATGTAACTACATTTGGAGCCATCCATAATGGGAATATTTTGACAAATTGATGCCAAAATGGTTTTAAAACATATTGAGAAATCAATGAACGGTCTTCGCCCtgatatttatatttttttaaattggcTAATTTGGAGTGTGGAACAAAGTAACCCATTTTCTGCCTTTcctattttgttttttatgggagtttttcttttatttttaaagttttataatttattggaaaaaaaaaaaaaaaaaaaaaaaaaaaaaaattgtttttatcacaaaataaaacaaaaataaagaataacGGGGGGAcagtaatatatatatcacatcggttttaatattattttaatattattttattcaaataaaataagataaAAGTCCGAAGTCCCGAATAGTTCTAGGGCAATATTCAGAAAGGCCTTATATGGATGAATCGTTAGagagtatatatatatatttataaaggAAGTAACTTTAATTTAAAGCCTACTTGCAGCTACTTAACATTTTAGATACAACACCCAGCAACTGATCGTTTTCACAAGCTGCAGCGACACGTTCTTTATCATTTAATTGTTTGTTCACTTGGTTTTCACTTTGATGTGTTCccttttttaacaaaatgGTTATTCTAAACCTTGGACTTAAACTTCTATCCAATCTAACCCTTACACCTAATCCAATTAATGTGGCCAAAGAACAATGAGTAATTGTTGGTGTTATTCTGACAATGACCTCACCCATACATGTTTTAGGActacttttattaataacttCTATATCTGATAGTTGGATAACTGATAATTGGCCCAAAGATAAAGGATGCTCTGGATCTGAAATGTGGGATATTAAATCGTAGATTTCTTGAGAGTCTACTAACTCCtctttaactttatttgtGTTGTTAATAATGACCTTAGGCACAGTATGATCGTCatgctgtttttttttattaatacttttttgtaataataaaagagaattattaatttttaaattttgataGACTGATGATTCTTTATTAACTAGTTTTAAAAGAGATTTcctattttttgaaaaaaaaaagttgttatCATAAAATGCCCTTTTTACATTGCCATTTGAATTGCTGTATACGATATTTGGATTCTTTGTTGTTTCTATAGTTCCAAATAAATCCTGCTCTTCTTCAGTTTCATCATAATCAtctgtttttcttttaggTAATTGACTTTCATCTAATATATCAGGGTTCTCGTTGATAAATTCTgacatcttttttatttacttcttttgaaaaaaatttctgtgatcttttttatttttatttttatttttacttttattttttttttttttctataatttttccaaagtATGTTCTTAAAATGAAGTTttgctttatttttgttgagtTCCAGTACCAATAGCTAAAATATAACTtgaaaatgtttatttttatttcagtTACAAAACGAAAAGAaactttccttttttttttattttttccgaTATAAAGGAAATCCGGTAAAAACCGATTTCTAAAAACATTTTCGTCCTTAATGAGAATTTGTATTACgttcataaaaataaagacaataataaaaaataaaaaataaaaaaaaaaaaaaaaaaaataataataataataataattataagaACGATCGCCCAGTGTTTctacataaaaaaatatatcaagAAGATTCGTATCTTATTTTAGTACGTTTATTATCCAAAATAAAGAACAACTCTAACCATATATTTATCCAGTttgttattacttttattttttttttctatttatttacccTCCCCAACTTTAAGTATTTATTGTGTTTAATAGGTTCAAGTTTAACCTGTTTGACTCCATTCCAGATTTAACCCAAGATAACcatcaaaataatacacatatatgtgtatataaaagaagTAGGTTATAAGATTAATACGCAAAATctcaaaaaataagaatatgTCCGAGAAAAAAGTTCTAATAGTCGGTATGAGTGGGTGTAGTTCGAGCGGGAAGACAACTTTAAGCAAAATAACGTCTGAAGTAATTCCCCAATCGATATTAATACACGAAGATGATTTTTTCAAACATGACGATCAAATTCCCATTGACCCGAAATATAATATAGCCAATTGGGACTCCCCAGATGCATTAGATATACCCCTATTTATAAAAGAGTTAGAtcacataaaaaaaacaggtGGATGtgaaatatcaaataagtTAATACATAATAACAACGTTGACGATTTGCAAAAATTTAACTTGgattcaaattttttaactcaattgaaaaaaaaatatgcaGATTTACTCATTAAACATtcgaatttaaaaatagtcCTGGTTGATGGGTTCATGCTTTTCCACGATGATTTATTACGATCTAAATTcgatattaaattattattcagGGCTAAATATAGTACattgaagaaaagaagaggcGCTAGACCTGGATACCAAACTTTAGACTCTTTTTGGGTAGATCCTCCATACTATTTTGATgaatttgtttataaatCTTATTACGACACACACAAGAAGTTATTCATTGACGATGACGTCGAGAACGGAAAAATTAGGcctatttataatattagttgctttgataatgatgataatgtcAATATTGAAGAAGGTTTAGAATGGatctttcaaaaaattaaagaaaattgttGATTTAACGagaatatataaatttattgttcTGTACTTTATTTCTATCgtacataaaaaaaaaaaaaaaaaaaaaaaaaaaaaaaaaatactagcatttttttttctttttttttccctttaaCATGTAAGTTCTATAAGGCTTAAACATTTCGGACTTTTAAACGATAGTAAATGCTCTTTTaacgacaaaaaaaaaaaaaataagatgggctaattttgttttattttttttttaaattaaaagaggAGTACCACCGATCAAAGTATATAGCCAATGAACCTTTAACTTTAGTAAacttttgttgaaaaaaatctttcCATCTCACCCCCCCTTTCCAAggtaaattaaaattttaaatattaaaattggaTACACTCCAATTATTTAACTTAACGAGAGTGGCGCCAAGTAATATTGAGgcttattaaaaaaaaaaaaaaaactccataataatatatgtCAAACCAGATTCGTAGCTAAGtttaattttgtaaataCTTTAATTAACGATTAGAACAGATGTTTGTTTCCATTCTGTCAACACTAATAACACCAACTTTCAACAAATTAccattttctctttttctaaaaaaagaaaaaaaatattcttcttcacctaaaaaataacaaagaaaGGTCGTATATTTCACATCCTGTTATCTTGCTACAAGTACAAACATGTAttaccttttttcttttttttttttttggtttttataatttttgttcaaTAAATTATCAGTAATACAGgctatataaataacacACTTGgattgtgtttttttttttttttttttctcttgattttgattttatagTATAATAGTAGTTACGATGAAACAAAAACCAAAGTCACATAAACTTATTGTCGACATTCACCTTCaagagataaaaaaaaaaaatactaaataATGCCTATAAGACCCGAGTTTGAGCAAGAATTGGCCCACGTTTTATTAATCgaattattatcttttcaACTTGCTTCTCCTGTTAGATGGATAGAAACTCAAGATGTCTTTTTGCAAAACCTTGGGAGCGAAAGGATTATCGAGATCGGTCCTTCTTCGATTTTAACCAATATGACCAAAAGAACTATTGCAAATAAATATGAGTCCTTTGATGCCGCTTCCGTTCTAAAGAGAGAAGTATTGTGCCATTCTGTCGATTATGACgctatttattataatgatGAGCCATTGTTAAAAAGTGAAGAAATGTTAAGGGAGCACGGTGATCACGCAACTGCTTTAGTGAAACCTACTGCTCCTGCCAGTCCTGCTCCTTCCGCTGGTACGAATAAATCTGTTGCTCAACCAATATTTGATGTTCCAGTTGAACCCAAATTCATTGTACATACATTAGTTGCTCAGAAGTTGAAGAAACCATTGAATCAAATTTCTATGCTATGTTGTATTAAAGATCTAGTTGGAGGCAAATCCACCATTCAGAATGAAATTTTAGGTGATTTATCTTGTGAGTTTGGAAATATCCCTGAAAGATTAGAAGATATTCCTTTAAACGAGGTGGCAGAATACATCAAAGAAAACAATGCACCCAGCAATAAATTAGGAGTCAAAACTTCATCTTTAATTTCTAGATTGGTTTCCTCTAAAATGTCTGGTGGATTTAGTATAACTGtaattagaaaatatttatctacAAGATGGGGGTTCTCTACGGGAAGACAAGATTCTGTTTTATTGACAGCCTTGACTAATGAACCTAAAATTCGATTGAGTGTAGAGAAGGATGCCAAACTGTTTTGGGATGATATGGTTAAACATTATGCTTCAGCTTCAGGGATTAAATTAGATAACATAATCATTGCCGCTGAGCCTTCTGGTGGAAGCAGTTCATGCACTATAGATGTAGCTACActagaaaatttatttatggACCAAAAGCAATTAACACAAAGACAATTAGCCCTTTTggcaaattatttaaaacttgatttgaaaattgCTGATAAGGAACTGTTGAAAAATAAGGAATCCTTCGAACAGGTGCAGGCACATTTGGATTGTTTAACTGAAGAGTTTGGCGAGTATTTCCTCAAGGGTGTATCACCGTACTtttcaagaaaaaaggCCAGAAAATTTGATTCCTCTTGGAATTGGGCCAAACAGGACCTATTAGCCTTATATTTCAAGGTTATtcaccatggactgggaGCTTTTAACGAGGAATTGGTAAATGATACCATAAACTTTATAAATAAGTCTAATGCCTttacattaaaaattatggAGTACCTTTATTACAACATTGATGACAAAAGGGGTAAAAACTACGGCTATgcaaaaagttttatttccaaattaCTTGAAAAGTGCAGAATTCATTGTAACTTGAGCCctgtttttaaaagtgtCACATTGTTTACTGATCCAAATACCTTTGTTGATGCCAATGggaatattatttacaaaGAAATTCGAAGAAATGTAATTGAACTATTTCCCCAAGATTTGGAAACCACAATTGCTACTTTTAAAGCTGATTCTGAAGTTATTGAATCACCGGGGAAAATGAATAGAATCCATAGAATCATTGAAATGGAGGCTAGTAGACAAATGTTtcttgaagaaaataaagaccCAGAACCCATTTTTGACTTTGATAATGATTTTTTGTGTGTAGATTTTATCAATAGCGTATGCGAGTCACCAATTGAAACACTCGTTGATTCAGCATTGTCCTCATCTATTccattaaaacaaaattccttttttagcttaaaaagaaaggacAAGTCTGGTGAATGGTTAAATGATAA is part of the Saccharomycodes ludwigii strain NBRC 1722 chromosome III, whole genome shotgun sequence genome and encodes:
- the NRK1 gene encoding ribosylnicotinamide kinase (similar to Saccharomyces cerevisiae YNL129W | NRK1 | Nicotinamide Riboside Kinase), yielding MSEKKVLIVGMSGCSSSGKTTLSKITSEVIPQSILIHEDDFFKHDDQIPIDPKYNIANWDSPDALDIPLFIKELDHIKKTGGCEISNKLIHNNNVDDLQKFNLDSNFLTQLKKKYADLLIKHSNLKIVLVDGFMLFHDDLLRSKFDIKLLFRAKYSTLKKRRGARPGYQTLDSFWVDPPYYFDEFVYKSYYDTHKKLFIDDDVENGKIRPIYNISCFDNDDNVNIEEGLEWIFQKIKENC
- the CPT1 gene encoding diacylglycerol cholinephosphotransferase (similar to Saccharomyces cerevisiae YNL130C | CPT1 | CholinePhosphoTransferase (paralog of YHR123W | EPT1)) translates to MGYFVPHSKLANLKKYKYQGEDRSLISQYVLKPFWHQFVKIFPLWMAPNVVTLSGFGFIIVNLLTCLYYDTTLTQETPRWTYFSYAFGLFMYQTFDACDGTHARRTGQSGPLGELFDHCIDSLNTTLSTIVFASTFQLGFGYMLLLCSFATLCNFYLSTWEEYHTHKLFLSEFSGPVEGILMICGAFIITGIYGPQVVWHTKLFEIKGFAVETVHLCFFFLGFALLFNVIYAKKNVSDYYLQQSNNEDEPTASKAAEFQVAYANCGLLPYFLFFASITTIVVIEPSFMSLPFLLTIGLAFAFSVGRIIVAHLTLQKFPMVNAPMFIPILEFVLEIFLVEMLGYDKTITINNLLWLGFGLSLGIHGMFLNDIIYEFTTYLDIYALSIKHPKIA
- the CIA2 gene encoding iron-sulfur cluster assembly protein CIA2 (similar to Saccharomyces cerevisiae YHR122W | CIA2 | Cytosolic Iron-sulfur protein Assembly), which gives rise to MSEFINENPDILDESQLPKRKTDDYDETEEEQDLFGTIETTKNPNIVYSNSNGNVKRAFYDNNFFFSKNRKSLLKLVNKESSVYQNLKINNSLLLLQKSINKKKQHDDHTVPKVIINNTNKVKEELVDSQEIYDLISHISDPEHPLSLGQLSVIQLSDIEVINKSSPKTCMGEVIVRITPTITHCSLATLIGLGVRVRLDRSLSPRFRITILLKKGTHQSENQVNKQLNDKERVAAACENDQLLGVVSKMLSSCK
- the KRE33 gene encoding ribosome biosynthesis protein KRE33 (similar to Saccharomyces cerevisiae YNL132W | KRE33 | Killer toxin REsistant), encoding MGKKAIDSRIPILIRNGTQTKQRSLFIVVGDKARNQLPNLHYLMMSSDLKMNKSILWAYKKKLLGFTSHRKKREAKIKKEIKRGIREVNDQDPFEAFISNQNIRYVYYKETEKILGNTYGMCILQDFEALTPNLLARTIETVEGGGIIVLLLKSMSSLKQLYTMTMDIHSRYRTEAHDDVVARFNERFILSLGSNENCLVVDDELNVLPISGGKHVKALPLADDDELTPKQTELKNLKESLEDVQPAGSLVGLSRTVNQAQAILTFIDTISEKNLNSTVALTAGRGRGKSAALGISIAAAIAHGYSNIFVTSPSPENLKTLFEFIFKGFDALGYQEHIDYDIIQSTNPAFNKAIVRVDVKRGHRQTIQYIIPQDSHVLGQAELVVIDEAAAIPLPIVKKLLGPYLVFMASTINGYEGTGRSLSLKLIQQLREQSESTGREQSQTELVSRDNHKTTDSNLGGRTLREVSLDEPIRYAPGDLVEKWLNKLLCLDVQLIKNARFASRGTPHPSECNLFIVNRDTLFSYHPVSENFLQKMMSLYVASHYKNSPNDLQLMSDAPAHQLFVLLPPIDPKDGARVPDPLVVVQIALEGEISKESVRNSLSRGQRAGGDLIPWLISQQFQDEDFASLSGARVVRIATNPEYASMGYGSRAIELLGDYFEGKFTDLNEHNKTKNYDINRVNDYDLSRTNLLKEDVKLRDASTLPPLLLKLSEQPPHFLHYLGVSYGLTNSLHKFWKRNRFVPVYLRQTSNDLTGEHTCVMLKVLDNREDNWLSEFARDFHKRFLSLLSYDFKKFSASQALNVIQSAKRGEGKDYHVEPMTKTELDKILSPFDLKRLDSYANNLLDYHVILDLLPALSLLFFTNRMGESINLSSVQCAILLAVGLQHKSIDDVTKELNLPSNQVIAIFAKIMRKFSLYFRQLLSSHIEEELPKMEEDKIREMNGEDITAFDAGEILDKMDVELEEAGSEAVKAMKDRQKELINSLDLKKYAINDDTDEWKSQKQSLEKAAKNKGVVSVKSGTKKRNSGTAENIYKEEMGSLKKSKKPKKK
- the TOM22 gene encoding Tom22p (similar to Saccharomyces cerevisiae YNL131W | TOM22 | Translocase of the Outer Mitochondrial membrane) encodes the protein MVEITEIIEDQNTQDDVVADVLAEAVAETVAKAEEEEEDDDDEGEAYASDDEDSDYDDFDENETLFERIVALKDIVPPKQRNAVCNAFSTTVNIAKSIFSKGGSLTWTIATSALLLGVPLSLTILAEQQLIEMEKTFDLQSNANDLLGSAPQQPVPSPAAQ